A stretch of the Medicago truncatula cultivar Jemalong A17 chromosome 5, MtrunA17r5.0-ANR, whole genome shotgun sequence genome encodes the following:
- the LOC11431530 gene encoding NEP1-interacting protein-like 2 has protein sequence MTITITSLTMNKWFSRTIEAITKCQEVLFNSSAFEKFMKAMERFLFAAFTCILALGGSIIGTIAGAIKGQTTETGFLDGAGKGAIAGAIAAIELMSFASVAEPFSKVALLRSLLNGKVFMEWICPTVAQAYLFYINSLETAYGAVLSDIYDDLGVKGMQQSCIMKLPCQQFSSNKMMKLYNESCCSICIQDFENEELVRLLPKCSHIFHLECIDKWLVQQGSCPICRTYVPDHINS, from the exons ATGACTATTACCATCACTTCACTAACTATGAACAAATGGTTTTCTAGAACAATAGAGGCAATAACAAAGTGTCAAGAAGTTCTTTTTAATAGTTCTGCATTTGAGAAATTCATGAAAGCCATGGAGAGATTTCTTTTTGCTGCATTCACTTGCATTTTAGCACTAG GAGGGTCAATAATAGGAACAATAGCAGGAGCTATCAAAGGTCAGACCACAGAAACTGGTTTTCTTGATGGAGCTGGAAAAGGAGCAATTGCAGGAGCCATTGCAGCCATAGAACTGATGAGTTTTGCTTCTGTGGCTGAGCCATTTTCCAAG GTTgcgttgttgagaagtttattAAATGGGAAAGTGTTTATGGAATGGATATGTCCAACTGTTGCACAAGCTTATTTGTTTTAT ATAAATTCACTAGAAACAGCTTATGGAGCAGTGCTTTCAGATATTTATGACGACTTGGGAGTTAAGGGGATGCAACAAAGTTGTATTATGAAGCTTCCATGTCAGCAATTCAGCTccaacaaaatgatgaaattataCAATGAATCATGTTGCTCAATTTGCATCCAG GATTTTGAGAATGAAGAATTGGTGAGATTACTTCCAAAATGTAGCCACATTTTTCATTTAGAGTGCATTGACAAGTGGCTAGTACAACAAGGATCATGTCCTATTTGTAGAACTTACGTTCCTGACCATATTAATTCGTGA